One part of the Chloroflexota bacterium genome encodes these proteins:
- a CDS encoding VOC family protein — protein MRINHTSVVVDDQQEALRFYTETLGFRLKHNIPMGEYAWITVVSAEDPDGTELVLEPAGHPAVGPYRKALVEDGIPFTAFTVDDVAAEHERLEAEGVRFLQPPTDLGTVVTAVFDDTCGNLIQIMQEKAQA, from the coding sequence ATGAGGATTAACCATACCAGCGTCGTCGTAGACGACCAGCAGGAGGCACTGCGTTTCTACACGGAGACTCTTGGTTTCCGCTTGAAGCACAACATTCCGATGGGCGAATACGCCTGGATCACCGTCGTATCCGCGGAAGATCCGGATGGTACGGAGTTGGTTCTGGAACCCGCCGGGCACCCCGCGGTCGGTCCTTACCGGAAGGCGCTCGTGGAGGACGGGATCCCGTTCACGGCCTTTACGGTCGACGACGTCGCAGCCGAGCACGAGCGTCTGGAAGCCGAAGGCGTGCGATTCTTGCAGCCGCCAACCGACCTCGGGACGGTTGTCACCGCGGTCTTCGACGATACGTGCGGCAATCTGATCCAGATCATGCAGGAGAAGGCCCAAGCGTAA
- a CDS encoding helix-turn-helix transcriptional regulator, which translates to MDVYRAIADPTRRAILDELVDRSGQSLFELCSRLVMKHGINSSRQAISQHLAVLEAAGLVRTRREGRSKLHWFVGDPLKAIGERWPVSTQSHNSNPPTEGTEE; encoded by the coding sequence TTGGACGTTTACCGCGCGATCGCTGACCCGACCAGGCGAGCCATTTTGGACGAGCTCGTCGATCGGTCTGGTCAGTCGCTCTTCGAACTCTGCTCGCGTCTGGTGATGAAGCACGGCATCAACTCCTCGCGGCAGGCGATATCGCAGCATCTGGCCGTCTTGGAAGCTGCCGGGCTGGTTCGCACGCGGCGCGAAGGGAGGTCGAAGCTCCACTGGTTCGTGGGCGACCCACTCAAGGCAATCGGGGAGCGGTGGCCGGTCTCAACACAATCGCACAATTCCAACCCGCCAACGGAGGGCACCGAGGAATGA
- a CDS encoding SulP family inorganic anion transporter, producing the protein MNYSLRTFRGDVFGGVTSAVVGLPVALAFGVASGLGPVAGLYGAIAVGFFAAVFGGTRSQISGPTGPMSVAMAVIVTAHANSLAEAFTIVIMAGIIQALLGVLRIGRFVSYTPYSVISGFMTGIGIIVMLVHTLPFMGAAVATGGPNGAVAAWPDAVANFNLSAFAIAAATLAVGIGWPDRFRKYLPPTLAALITGTLMGVLWLTDAPAIGDVPSGLPNLQLPELSGDVLMRAVQPAVTIALLGAIDSLLTSLIADSMTRTRHNPDRELVGQGIGNLIAGFIGGLPGAGATLGTVVNIRAGGRTPVSGAIRAVILLGLVLGLGRYVEAIPHAALAGILMKVGWDIVDWRFVMRIHRVQREHLLVMLITLGLTVFLDLVTAVAIGLIAAGMASARQFERLELDSVVSLPLLDKSFLSDAGVAEGSDAYSARVGLVALRGSFTVASSSKLINTIGVDIRDHEVVILDFSETVYIDDSAALVVEQMIDVADSQDTDCVVVGLAGAPAATLESLRVLKNIPADRFAADIGGAQAIAASLLNR; encoded by the coding sequence ATGAATTACTCGCTCCGGACTTTCCGCGGCGACGTCTTCGGCGGCGTCACCTCCGCGGTGGTCGGCCTGCCGGTGGCGCTCGCCTTCGGAGTGGCGTCCGGGCTGGGTCCGGTGGCGGGGCTCTACGGCGCGATCGCGGTCGGATTCTTCGCCGCCGTTTTCGGCGGGACCCGCTCGCAGATTTCCGGACCGACGGGGCCGATGTCGGTGGCGATGGCGGTCATAGTCACCGCCCACGCCAACAGCCTGGCCGAGGCGTTCACGATCGTGATCATGGCCGGAATAATCCAGGCGCTCCTGGGCGTCTTGCGCATCGGCCGCTTCGTCTCCTACACCCCGTATTCGGTGATCTCGGGCTTCATGACCGGGATCGGCATCATCGTGATGCTCGTGCACACGCTGCCCTTCATGGGCGCCGCGGTGGCGACCGGAGGGCCCAATGGCGCGGTAGCGGCCTGGCCGGACGCGGTCGCCAACTTCAATCTTTCGGCTTTCGCGATCGCTGCAGCAACGCTGGCGGTCGGCATCGGCTGGCCGGACCGGTTCCGGAAATACCTTCCGCCCACCCTGGCGGCGCTGATCACCGGCACCCTCATGGGGGTGCTCTGGCTCACCGACGCGCCCGCAATCGGCGACGTTCCGAGCGGACTGCCAAACCTGCAGCTCCCCGAACTCTCCGGGGACGTCTTGATGAGGGCGGTCCAACCGGCGGTGACGATCGCCCTGCTGGGGGCGATCGACAGCCTGCTGACGTCGCTGATCGCAGATTCGATGACGCGCACCCGCCACAATCCGGACCGCGAATTGGTGGGCCAGGGCATCGGGAACCTGATCGCCGGGTTCATCGGCGGCCTGCCGGGCGCCGGCGCGACCCTGGGAACGGTCGTAAACATCCGCGCCGGCGGCAGGACCCCGGTTTCGGGCGCGATCAGGGCGGTCATCCTGCTCGGCCTGGTGCTCGGCTTGGGCCGGTACGTTGAGGCGATCCCGCACGCGGCCCTGGCCGGAATCCTGATGAAAGTCGGCTGGGACATCGTCGACTGGCGCTTCGTAATGCGCATTCACCGGGTCCAGCGCGAGCATCTCCTGGTAATGCTCATCACCCTGGGCTTGACCGTGTTCCTGGACCTGGTTACGGCCGTGGCGATCGGGTTGATTGCGGCCGGGATGGCCAGCGCCAGGCAGTTCGAGCGCCTGGAGCTGGACAGCGTGGTCTCGCTGCCCTTGCTGGACAAGAGCTTCCTGTCCGACGCGGGGGTCGCCGAAGGGAGCGATGCCTATTCAGCCCGGGTCGGCCTGGTGGCGTTGCGCGGGAGTTTTACGGTCGCCTCGTCCAGCAAGCTGATCAACACGATCGGCGTTGACATCCGCGACCACGAAGTTGTCATCCTCGACTTCTCGGAGACCGTCTATATCGACGACAGCGCCGCGCTGGTGGTCGAACAAATGATCGACGTTGCCGATTCGCAGGACACGGACTGCGTGGTCGTAGGGCTTGCCGGCGCACCGGCGGCCACGCTCGAATCCCTGAGGGTGCTCAAGAACATCCCTGCCGATCGGTTCGCCGCCGACATCGGTGGGGCGCAGGCAATCGCGGCCAGCCTGCTGAACCGTTAG